In Epinephelus moara isolate mb chromosome 9, YSFRI_EMoa_1.0, whole genome shotgun sequence, a genomic segment contains:
- the LOC126395946 gene encoding scavenger receptor cysteine-rich type 1 protein M130-like has translation MDHLSVLVLVLWSSGLQAEGEHNSTEPGDVRLVGGDSRCAGILELKLEGEWRPVTDAPQLSRGEPMSYPWTLKEATDSVRLVDGTSLCSGRLEVKSNQRWSSVCEADFDQQDAEVVCRELGCGAPSVLQGALYGEVEAPMWTKEFQCGGHESALLDCRSSGSDRSTCSPGKAVGLTCSEPVRLVAGDSHCAGTLEIKREGEWRLVEGFYSDWTLKTAGAACRDLDCGSAVSVGRRKESSDRPVWRIRSECVHSGSALREYSVRLVDGTSLCSGRLEVKSNQRWSSVCEADFDQQDAEVVCRELGCGAPSVLQGALYGEVEAPMWTKEFQCGGHESALLDCRSSGSDRNTCSPGKAVGLTCSESVRLVGGDSRCAGTLEVKQGEWRPVNGYYSDWTMKTAGVVCRDLDCGSAVSVGEREESSDRPVWGIDSDCVHSGSALRECATSSSSSSILNLTNGSRLSPAAMMESDELLPQSPLGQPPTSLKGLLLQLDSFLSHWFPAAGSLVATITGTNDLLDTTLISSAQPGAHSVRLVDGTSLCSGRLEVKSNQRWSSVCEADFDQQDAEVVCRELGCGAPSVLQGALYGEVEAPMWTKEFQCGGHESALLDCRSSGSDRNTCSPGKAVGLTCSESVRWVGGDSHCAGTLEVKHQGEWRLVEGYYSDWTLKTAGAACRDLGCGSAVSVGEREESSHRPVWGIDSDCVHSGSALRKCATSSSSSLLLYLTCSGKPISDIISDIIYDSNVPRLTHTCSS, from the exons ATGGATCACCTGtcggtgctggtgctggtgctgtgGAGCTCAG GACTCCAGGCTGAAGGAGAACACAACTCAACAG AGCCTGGTGATGTCAGATTGGTGGGAGGAGACAGTCGCTGTGCAGGAATACTGGAGCTGAAACTAGAGGGAGAATGGAGACCAGTGACTGATGCTCCACAGTTGTCCCGGGGAGAACCAATGTCCTATCCCTGGACCCTGAAGGAAGCAA CAGACTCTGTCAGGCTGGTGGATGGGACCAGTCTGTGCTCAGGCAGACTGGAGGTGAAGTCTAACCAGAGGTggtcctcagtgtgtgaagctgACTTTGACCAGCAGGATGCAGAGGTGGTCTGCAGGGAGCTTGGCTGTGGGGCTCCTTCAGTCCTCCAGGGGGCACTCTATGGAGAAGTGGAGGCTCCAATGTGGACCAAAGAGTTCCAGTGTGGAGGCCATGAGTCTGCTCTCCTGGACTGTAGAAGCTCAGGCTCAGATAGAAGCACCTGCTCACCTGGCAAAGCTGTTGGACTCACCTGCTCAG AGCCTGTCAGGTTGGTGGCAGGAGACAGTCACTGTGCAGGAACACTGGAGATCAAACGTGAGGGAGAATGGAGACTAGTGGAGGGCTTTTACTCTGACTGGACCCTGAAGACAGCAGGTGCTGCCTGCAGAGATCTGGACTGTGgctctgctgtttctgtaggaCGGAGAAAGGAGTCCTCAGACAGACCTGTGTGGAGGATCAGGTCTGAATGTGTTCACTCTGGATCTGCTCTGAGGGAGT ACTCTGTCAGGCTGGTGGATGGGACCAGTCTGTGCTCAGGCAGACTGGAGGTGAAGTCTAACCAGAGGTggtcctcagtgtgtgaagctgACTTTGACCAGCAGGATGCAGAGGTGGTCTGTAGGGAGCTTGGCTGTGGGGCTCCTTCAGTCCTCCAGGGGGCGCTCTATGGAGAAGTGGAGGCTCCAATGTGGACCAAAGAGTTCCAGTGTGGAGGCCATGAGTCTGCTCTCCTGGACTGTAGAAGCTCAGGCTCAGATAGAAACACCTGCTCACCTGGCAAAGCTGTTGGACTCACCTGCTCAG AGTCTGTCAGGTTGGTGGGAGGAGACAGTCGCTGTGCAGGAACACTGGAGGTCAAACAGGGAGAATGGAGACCAGTGAATGGCTATTACTCTGACTGGACCATGAAGACAGCAGGTGTTGTCTGCAGAGATCTGGACTGTGgctctgctgtttctgtaggagagagagaggagtccTCAGACAGACCTGTGTGGGGGATCGACTCTGACTGTGTTCACTCTGGATCTGCTCTGAGGGAGTGTGCaacatcatcttcctcttcctccatcctgaatctcacc AATGGCAGCAGACTGTCTCCAGCAGCCATGATGGAGTCTGATGAGCTGCTGCCTCA GAGTCCCCTGGGCCAACCACCAACCAGCCTGAAAGGACTCCTTCTTCAGCTTGACAGCTTTCTGAGCCACTGGTTTCCAGCAGCAGGTTCTTTGGTTGCCACCATAACAGGCACCAATGACCTACTGGACACAACTTTGATCAGCTCAGCTCAGCCGGGGGCTC ACTCTGTCAGGCTGGTGGATGGGACCAGTCTGTGCTCAGGCAGACTGGAGGTGAAGTCTAACCAGAGGTggtcctcagtgtgtgaagctgACTTTGACCAGCAGGATGCAGAGGTGGTCTGTAGGGAGCTTGGCTGTGGGGCTCCTTCAGTCCTCCAGGGGGCGCTCTATGGAGAAGTGGAGGCTCCAATGTGGACCAAAGAGTTCCAGTGTGGAGGCCATGAGTCTGCTCTCCTGGACTGTAGAAGCTCAGGCTCAGATAGAAACACCTGCTCACCTGGCAAAGCTGTTGGACTCACCTGCTCAG AGTCTGTCAGGTGGGTGGGAGGAGACAGTCACTGTGCAGGAACACTGGAGGTCAAACATCAGGGAGAATGGAGACTAGTGGAGGGCTATTACTCTGACTGGACCCTGAAGACAGCAGGTGCTGCCTGCAGAGATCTGGGCTGTGgctctgctgtttctgtaggagagagagaggagtccTCACACAGACCTGTGTGGGGGATCGACTCTGACTGTGTTCACTCTGGATCTGCTCTGAGGAAGTGCGCaacatcatcttcctcttccttaCTCCTGTATCTCACCTGCTCAGGTAAGcccatcagtgacatcatcagtgacatcatctaTGACAGTAATGTCCCCAGGTTGACTCACACATGTTCCAGCTAG